A window from Anaerolineae bacterium encodes these proteins:
- a CDS encoding thioredoxin family protein produces the protein MPQNDVRQIKVGKHFIGIMGLQNTLEDVAKDFAEKPEEEIQAELLKQVAEKNYIPDHIQQEYGRAFLREFNKFLGRPYEEELSEGLEIKILGPGCTRCDMLESKLKKVMTEMNLAANIEHVTDIKEIGKYGVMGTPALLINSEVKCVGSVPSASKLVAWLKEIQEKI, from the coding sequence ATGCCGCAAAACGATGTCAGGCAAATCAAGGTCGGCAAACACTTTATCGGCATTATGGGTCTGCAAAATACCTTAGAAGATGTGGCAAAGGATTTTGCCGAAAAACCGGAAGAGGAAATCCAGGCTGAACTCCTCAAACAAGTTGCCGAAAAAAATTACATCCCGGACCATATCCAGCAAGAATACGGCAGGGCCTTTTTACGGGAATTTAATAAATTTTTAGGCAGACCTTATGAAGAGGAGCTTTCAGAAGGTCTTGAGATCAAGATCCTGGGGCCTGGATGTACCCGGTGCGATATGCTGGAAAGTAAGCTTAAAAAAGTGATGACAGAGATGAACCTTGCAGCAAACATTGAACATGTTACAGATATCAAGGAAATCGGAAAATACGGCGTGATGGGCACCCCTGCTTTGCTCATCAACAGCGAGGTCAAGTGCGTGGGCAGTGTGCCCAGCGCGAGCAAACTTGTTGCATGGCTCAAGGAAATTCAAGAAAAAATATAG
- a CDS encoding thioredoxin family protein — protein sequence MDIKILGPGCPKCQQTEKVVKEAVAEAGVEAQIEKITDIMKIAGYGVFGTPAVVVNGKVKSVGKIPKKEEIKTWILE from the coding sequence ATGGATATAAAAATATTGGGACCTGGATGTCCTAAGTGTCAACAGACGGAAAAGGTTGTTAAGGAAGCGGTGGCGGAAGCCGGAGTGGAAGCGCAAATCGAAAAGATCACCGATATCATGAAAATTGCCGGTTACGGGGTGTTCGGAACACCGGCGGTGGTGGTTAACGGCAAAGTAAAAAGCGTGGGAAAGATCCCGAAAAAAGAAGAAATCAAGACCTGGATTCTGGAATAA
- a CDS encoding thioredoxin domain-containing protein has protein sequence MKRKTGIIGAILIVALAGASLFYLFYPGRGSAQVLAMVNGEKITVSDFNHEIGNVEEQAREMIKEEPAEFLEGMIVRTLILQEAEKQGILPARENKGQEGSVSSEESVIKEFLEKRFSSAPAVSQEEIEEFYEIYKDRMEGKSLEQIAPMIEQIIGREKQQKQLERFVGDLRNSARIDINEKHLKKLAVKPPDSNTEEDFLNALKSGKPVMVDFGSNSCIPCRQMRPILHEVKKEYSGKAEVLVIDVYKYNSLASEQKIQLIPTLIFFDSNGKEVHRHQGFMSKKLILEQFKKMGIS, from the coding sequence ATGAAGCGAAAAACCGGTATTATTGGAGCAATTTTAATCGTTGCACTCGCAGGAGCTTCCCTTTTTTACCTGTTCTATCCAGGAAGAGGTAGCGCACAGGTCCTTGCTATGGTGAATGGGGAGAAAATCACGGTCAGCGACTTTAATCATGAAATAGGGAACGTGGAAGAACAGGCCAGGGAAATGATCAAGGAAGAACCAGCCGAATTCCTTGAAGGAATGATTGTGAGAACTCTCATCCTGCAGGAGGCTGAAAAACAGGGTATATTACCGGCCAGGGAAAACAAAGGACAGGAAGGCTCTGTATCATCTGAAGAGTCGGTGATCAAAGAGTTTCTGGAGAAAAGATTTTCTTCCGCCCCTGCTGTCAGCCAGGAAGAAATTGAGGAGTTCTATGAAATCTACAAGGATCGAATGGAAGGAAAGTCGCTGGAACAGATAGCTCCGATGATCGAACAAATAATCGGGCGGGAAAAACAACAAAAACAGTTGGAACGGTTCGTCGGAGATCTCCGTAATAGCGCCAGGATTGATATCAACGAGAAGCATTTGAAAAAGCTCGCGGTCAAACCGCCTGACTCAAATACAGAGGAGGATTTTTTAAATGCCCTGAAGAGCGGCAAGCCTGTCATGGTCGATTTTGGGTCGAATTCATGTATCCCATGTCGCCAGATGAGACCTATACTTCATGAAGTCAAAAAGGAGTATTCAGGAAAGGCTGAAGTCCTTGTAATCGATGTTTACAAATATAACAGTCTTGCAAGTGAGCAGAAAATACAACTGATCCCCACTCTAATCTTTTTTGATTCAAACGGCAAAGAGGTTCACCGGCATCAGGGATTCATGAGCAAAAAGTTGATCCTGGAACAGTTCAAGAAAATGGGTATTAGTTAA